In Bradyrhizobium sp. 200, the sequence GGCAATGGCGGCGAACCGCAGGGCGCGGCTCAGCGAAGTGGTCTGCAGCATCCAGAAGCGGGTTTCGGTCTCGCGCATCGCGCTGTTCCCATTCACAATTTCTGCAACATGCGGGGGCCGGCTTGAGGCGCGTAATGGCTCCGTACCGCAAGGGTTCGTATCGGCCGGGATCAGGGCGCTTTTGCGGCGGGTACCCCCAGGAACGAGTCATACAATAGGCCCGCTACCCCGGCAACAATGGCCACATCCGCAAGGTTAAACACGTACCAATTGAAGGTTTTTCCCCCGATCTCGATGTGGAACAGGGCGAAATCGACCACCGCGCCATGCAGGAAGCGGTCGATGCCGTTGCCAATAGCGCCGCCGATGATCAGTCCGAGTGCCAGCGTCGCCAGCAGGGTGCTGGAGCGCGCCATCCAGATCCCCAGCACGATCACGGCAATCGCCTTGATCGCCATCAGCGCGACCTGGGCGAACTGGTTGTCGCTCTGGAACCAGCCAAAGCTGATTCCGAGATTCCAGGCCAGCACCAGGTCGAAGAACGGCGTGACCCTGACAGCGCCGCGATGGGCGATGTCGAACACGTAGAGCAGCCAGAGCTTCGAGGCCTGATCGATCGCCAGCGTGACGATCGCGGCAATGACGCCGGCGCGAAGGTGAGGGGTCACGAAGCGATCCTTGCCGGACACTTATCTGGCCTTCTTTTTCTTCTTTTTTGACCCGGTCGCCGGCGGCTTTTTTACCTGCTTCCTGGCGGCCTTTTTCTTGCTGGCCTTCCTGGCCGCGGTCTTTTTAGCCGCCTTCTTGGTCCCCTTCGCTGCCGAAGAAGCTTTTTTGGGTTTGGCAGCCTTCCTGGCCTTGGCTTTCCTGGCTACGGCTTTCTTAGCCTTGGCTTTCCTGGTCTTGGTGGCTTTGGCCTTTTTGGCTTTTTTGGCATTGGGCTTGTTGGCTTCGGTTTCAATCGCCTTCTCGGCTTCAACAGTCTTCTTGGCGGCTACGACCTTCCTGGCTTTGACCGGTCTCTTGACTTCCTCAGCCTCCGTGCCTTCCAAAGGCTTCTCGGCTCTGACTTTCTTGTTGGGCTCGCCAGCCGTCACGTTTTCCGAACCGGCTTGCTCAGGCGTTTCCTTTGATTGCTGCTCTCGTTCTACGTGTTGCGTCTGGACCAACGCGACAGGCTTGGCGGGCGCTTCGACCGCATCGACGGGCTTCACGCCTTCGGTAAGCGCCTTCCATTCCCGCAACGCCTGCGCATCGCGTGGGGAGACGTCGGGATACTCGGCGTCCTCGCCGACGGTCGGCAGGATCTTCCACGACCGGGCGCATTTGGTGCCCACGGCCTTTTCGACCACCACGGCGACACCGGGCACGTCGGAGAGGGTGAACGCGTCGGCCGGCGCGTCGTCGTTGCTCACCATTGCATTCGAAGTGATGCAGACTTCGGCCAGATCGATATCGAACAGCGTGCTGAAGATGTTCTTGTCCGATACATAGACCAGCGGCGAAGCCTCCAGCGAGGAGCCGATGTTCTTGGCGGCGCGCTCGAGTTCGAGCGCACCGGTGACCACGCGCCTGACGTCGCGGATGGTTTCCCACCTGGCGGCGAGCGCATCGTCGCGGAACTGGTCAAAACCTTCCGGGAACAGCGTCAGGTGCACCGAGGCTTCCGCATCCGGCTTGTACATCCGCCACGCCTCTTCGCAGGTGAAGCTGAGCACCGGCGCCAGCCAGCGCAGGATCGCGTCGCAGATGATGTCGATCGCGGTCAGCGCCGCCTTGCGCGTGACCGAGGACGGCGGATCGCAATAGAGCGCGTCCTTGCGAATGTCGAAATAGAACGCCGACAATTCGGTGTTCATGAACGCGGCAAGCGTCGCGACCACCGTCTTGTAGTCGAACTCGGCATAGGCCTGTCGCACGATGGCGGCGCGTTTCGCCAGCTCGTGGAGCATCAAGCGTTCCAGCTCGGGCATGTCGGCATGGGCGACCGCATCGGCAGGATCGAAATGATGCAGCGTGCCGAGCATCCAGCGGACCGAGTTGCGCAGCTTGCGGTAGGTCTCGATGGTGTTCTTGAGGATCTCCGGCCCGATGCGCTGGTCGTCGGCATAGTCGGTGGCGCAGACCCAGAGGCGGAGAATGTCCGCACCCGAATCCTTCATCACCTTCTGCGGCTCGACGGTGTTGCCGAGCGATTTCGACATCTTGCGGCCGTTCTCGTCCAGCGTGAAGCCGTGCGTCAGCACCACGTCGTACGGCGCGCGGCCGCGGGTGCCGGCGCTTTCCAGCAGCGAGGAATGAAACCAGCCGCGATGCTGGTCACTGCCTTCGAGATACATCACGGTATCGTCGCCGCCATCGATCTTGCGGACGATGTTGCCGAGATTGGGGAAGTTCTGGCGGTCCTCCAGCACGAAGGCGTGGGTCGAGCCCGAATCGAACCAGACGTCGCAGATATCGTCGACCTTCTTCCAGTCCTCGCCGGCGCGAGCCCCGAGAAAGCGCTCGCGCGCGCCGTCCATGTACCAGGCGTCGGCGCCTTCCTCCATGAAGGCTTCGACGATGCGCTGATTGACGATTTCGTCCTGCAGGATCTCGGCGGAGCCGTCGCCCTTTTCGCGCACGAACACGGCGATCGGCACGCCCCAGGCGCGCTGGCGCGAGATCACCCAGTCCGGGCGGCCGGCGATCATGCCGTTGATGCGGTTCTGGCCGGCGGGCGGCACCCATTGCGTCACCGAGATCGCATGCAGCGCGCGGGCACGCAGCGTGTCGCCGGGCTTCGCCTTGCCGTCAACGGCGATGTCCTTGTCCATCGCAATGAACCATTGCGGCGTGTTGCGGAAGATCACCGGCTTCTTCGAGCGCCAGGAATGCGGGTATTGATGCTTGAGCCGGCCGCGCGCCAGCAGCTTGCCGGCCTCGACCAGCGCCTTGATCACGGCCTCATTGGCGTCGCCCTTCTCGCCCTTGTCGTTGATCACGCGTTTTCCGACAAAGCCCGGGGCATGGTCGGTGAAGGCGCCGTTCTCATCGACGGTGTAGGGGATCGCGGTGTTGATGCCGCGCGGCTCCAGCTCACGCGCATTTGCCATCCAGGCGTCGAAGTCCTCGCGGCCGTGGCCCGGCGCGGTATGCACGAAGCCGGTGCCGGTGTCGTCGGTGACATGGTCGCCGGGGAGCAGCGGCACCGTGAATTCGTATCCACCGTTGAAGCCTTTCAGCGGATGGGCACATTCTACCGCGTCGAGCGTATCGGCCGGCATGTCGCGCACCTTCTCATAGGCGGTGACGCGTGCCTGCTTGAATACTTCTCCTGCGAGCGCATCGGCGAGGATCAGGAGATCGCCGGTCTTCGCCCAATTGTCAGCGGGTGCGTCGGTGACCTTGTAGAGGCCATAGGCGATCTTCGGCGAGAACGAGATGGCGCGGTTGCCGGGCAGCGTCCACGGCGTCGTGGTCCAGATCACGACGGACGCCTCGGCCAGCGCGCCATGCGCCGGCGAGGTGACCGGAAATTTCACCCACACCATGTCGGAGGTGTAGTCCTCGTATTCGACCTCGGCCTCGGCCAGCGCGGTCTTCTCGACCACGCTCCACATCACCGGCTTGGAGCCGCGATAGAGCGTGCCGTTGGCGGCGAACTTCATCAGCTCGCGCGCAATCTGCGCCTCGGCCGGGTAGCTCATGGTGGCGTAGGGATGATCCCAGTCGCCGATGATGCCGAGCCGCTTGAACTCCTCGCGCTGCACGTTGAGCCAGTGCGTCGCATAGGCGCGGCACTCCTTGCGGAACGCCACCATCGCGGTGGAGTCGCGGAAGTCAGGCTTCGGCTTGCCCCTGGAGCGGTAGTTCTCTTCCTCGATCTTCCATTCGATCGGCAGGCCGTGACAGTCCCAGCCCGGCACGTAGTTGGAATCGAAGCCGAGCATCTGCTGGCTCTTGGTGACGACGTCCTTGAGGATCTTGTTCAGGGCGTGCCCGATATGGATGTTGCCATTGGCGTAGGGCGGGCCGTCATGCAGAACGAATTTGGCGCGGCCGCGGGCATCCTCGCGCAGCTTTTCGTAGAGATCGATCTCGTTCCAGTATTTCAGGATCTCCGGCTCGCGCTGCGGCAGGCCGGCGCGCATCGGGAAATCCGTCTGCGGCAGGAACAGGGTTTTTGAATAGTCGGCAGCTTCGGACTTTTGCGGATTTTGGGACATGAACGCTCTGGTTTGGCTCGTAACGGCGCGAGAGGCGCGGGGGATAGCGGGTGAACACGAAAATCCCGGTCTTGCGCCGAGCTGAACGCTCAGGCGGAAGCCGGGCCGCTAATGCTGATGGTGCGCCGCGCAAACATGGGGGCTTTCCATAGCAGCCGGAAGGGCGAAGCGCAAAGGCCCGCGGCGGTCGTCCCGTCAGGCCTGACGCGGCCGGGCCGGGTTTCCAGCAACTGTGACGCCCGGGCCGACATCCCGCGTGACCACGCTGCCGGCGCCGATGACAGCACCGTCGCCGATCGTGACGCCGGGCAGGATGATGGCGCCGCCGCCGATCCAGACATCCTTGCCGATGCGCACCGGTCGGCCGAACTCGAGGCCGGTCCGCCGCGTCTCGGCGTCGCGCGGGTGATCGGCCGCGTAGATCTGCGTCGCGGGCCCGATCTGGGTGCGGTCGCCGATCGTGACTTCGACCACGTCGAGGATGACGCAGTTGAAGTTGAGAAACACCTCGTCGCCGAGCCGGATGTTGTAGCCGTAGTCGCAAAGGAACGGCGGACGGATCACGGCGCCGGTGCCGACGTGTCCAAAATGGGCCGATAGCAGCGCATGCCGCTCAGCGACTGGCGCTGCGAGCGCCGCATTGTAGCGTGCGAGCCAGGTCTTGTTGGCGGCGGCATCCGCCTGCAGCTCGGGATCGCCGGGGCGGTACAGCTCGCCTGCGAGCATTTTTTGTTTTTCTGTCTTGTTCAACCAATCGCTCCGAGCCTGGGAAAGGCGTCCGGCGCCGCGGCCAGTGCCGCGCGCGCCCTGGCGCTGTCGTCATCCATCTGGCGTATCAACGCTTCGATGGTGTCGAATTTCAGCTCGTCACGGATGAAACTGATGAAGGCGACGTCGAGCACGGTGCCATAGAGGTCGCCCTTGAAGTCGAACAGGAACACTTCGAGCAGCGGCGCGCCGTTGTCGAAGGTTGGGCGGCGGCCGAAGCTTGCGACCGCGTCGAATCGCTCGGCGCCGCGGCCGATTCGCACCGCATAGATGCCGTGCTTGAGGCTGCAATTCTTGTCGAGGCGGATATTGGCGGTGGGGTAGCCGAGATCGCGGCCGCGCTTCTCGCCATGGATCACCTCGCCGCTGACGAACCACGGCCCGCCCAGCATGGCGGTGGCTTCGTCGATCTGGCCCTCTGCCAGCGCCATGCGGATCGCGCTGGAAGACACCGGCCGCTCCTCGATGTCGACATGGGCCTGGACGTCGACCTCGATACCGAGCCGCGGTCCCTCGATGACCAGCAGGCTCGGCGAGCCGGCACGACCCTTGCCGAAATGAAAGTCGTAGCCGACCGCAATGCCGCTGATGCCAAGGCGCCCGATCAGGTCATGGTGAATGAAATCTTGCGCCGAGGTTCCGGCGCGGGCCTTGTCGAAGGTCATCACGACCGCGCCGTCCAGTCCCGTCCCGGCCAGCAGCCGCAGCTTGTTGGCCTCGTCGGAGAGGCGGAATTGCGGGCTGTTCGGGCTGAAAAAGCTGCGTGGATGGGGCTCGAAGGTGACGGCAAAGGCCGGCTTGCCGTGGGCGCGGCCCATCCGTAACGCCGCGTCGATCACGGCCCGGTGCCCCAGATGGACGCCGTCGAAATTGCCCATGGCGACCACGGCCCCGCGGGGGATCTCGGCGGCAGGGGTGGTGTCTCGGATAACGGTAAAATCAGGTGTCATTTCAGGGATTCTGCAGGGATTTCTTCAGGGATTCTTGGGGCTCCGCGAACGCGGCCGGACCGTGACGCGGTGCCCCCGTCGAAGTCAAGCGGGCGGGGCCGTATCAAACGGCTTCAATCCGTCTATTCCCGATTAACGGGCTGTTTAACGGCAGATGCTAGAGCTTGGGGGAGGACTGCGGGTCGCGCAGGCCTGCCGATAGTTTGTTGCGTAGCGTTGAGTGGGGGAAAAGATGGCGGTTGACTTGTCCATGCCGGTTCTGGTGGTTGATGACTACAGCACCATGATCCGCATCATCCGAAATCTTCTGAAGCAGCTCGGCTTCGACAACATCGACGATGCCAGCGACGGCTCGGCGGCGCTGAACAAGATGCGCGGCAAGAAATACGGGCTCGTGATCTCCGACTGGAACATGGAGCCGATGACCGGCTATGACCTGCTCAAGGAAGTCCGTGCCGACCCTAATCTCGCCACCACGCCCTTCATCATGATCACGGCGGAATCCAAGACCGAGAACGTGATCGCCGCCAAGAAGGCCGGTGTGAACAATTATATCGTCAAGCCGTTCAATGCAGCGACGCTGAAGACCAAGATCGAAGCGGTCTTCCCGGATATGGCGACGGCGTAAGGCGCCTGGTCGCCAGCTCGCTCCAATTCTCGTGATGCCCGGCCCAATCCCGGGCATGCTGCGCTCTCACGAGTCCGCGCCCTACCAGGTCTTGGGTTTTCGGATGATGTAAGGCCCATTCCTACTGTGCATGGGGTTGTTTTCGCAATTTTGAGTCCGGTGCAGCGATGCACCTACCACCGCAGCTCCCGCATCAGCGCGCGGGGCGGATGTCCGAACAGCTCTTTCACCGAGGCCGGATCGAGCTGGTCGATGCCCTCGAATTCCTCCGAATGGATGCCGCGGGTGAGGAAAAGACAATCTATACCGAAGCCGAGCGCACCGGTGAGATCGGTCCGCACCGAATCCCCGATCGCCAGCACGCGGTCGAGCGAGGTCGGTTGGCCGCGGCGCTCAGCAGCGAGCGCCATGGCGCGTTCATAGATCGGCCGGTGCGGCTTGCCGTAGAAGATCACCTCGCCGCCCAGTTCGCGATAGAGTTCGGCGATCGCGCCCGCGCAATAGATCAACCGGTCGCCGCGTTCGACCACGATGTCGGGGTTGGCGCAAACCAGCGGCAGCTTGTGCTCGCGCGCCTGCAGCATCATGGCGCGATAGTCTTCCGCCGATTCGGTTTCGTCGTCGAACAGGCCGGTGCAGACGATGTAGTCAGCCTGCTCCAGCGGCGCCATCACGGCGTCGAGCCCGCGATGGATCGAAGAGTCCCGGTCCGGACCGATCCAGAACATTTTCTTGCCGGGATGGTCGGCGACGAAATTCCGGGTCAGGTCGCCGGAACTGACGATGGCGTCGTAGGTTTCGTCGGCGACGCCGAACTTGCGCAACTGGCGCTGCACGGAATCGGCCGGCCGCGGCGCGTTGGTGATCAGGATGACGGTGCCGCCGCGCTGGCGATAGGTGTGCAGCGCCTCGCAGGCTTCGGGAAAGGACTCCAGCCCGTTATGCACCACGCCCCAGATGTCCGAGAGGATGACCTCCACGCCGTCCACGAGGTCGCGCAGCCGCTCGACGAACCGCAATGAGGTCATGATGTCGGAAGCCTGCTAGCCCGGTCCCGCGGCACGGCGCGCCAGTGCAGCATTGCCGGTCGCCCGCATCGGGGACTCTGCGGCCGGGCCGGCGACGGGAATGGTATTGCTGGAGCCATTGGTGGGGCCGGGTTCCTTGTTCGCTGTAGCCCCGCCGGTAGCAGATGCCCCCTCGGGCCGCAACGGCCGCGGCGGCGCAAACAGGAAGCCCTGTCCAAACCGTACGTCATAGTCGAGCAGGTCGACCACCGCGCGCTCGCCCTCGATCTTCTCGGCGATCAGGTCGATGCCGAAGCGGCCGAGCAGGTCGGAAAGGTCGGAAGGGTGGATGTCCGAGGTCGAGCTCTGCTTGGGGTCGAGCAACAGCGCCGCCGGTACCTTGATGAAACGGACGCCGCGATCGGCGAGGTCGCGCGGCTCGATCCGCAGGTCGGTGACATGATCGATCGAGAATCGATATCCGCGCTGCGACAATGCGGCGAGATTCTCGGTTTCGGTCGGGCCAAGACGGCGGAACGTCGCCTGCTTGAATTCGAGCACGAAGGAAGGCGCCAGCGCCCGATTGGCCTCGAGGAAGTCGAGGCATTGCGCGAAATTGACGGGATTGCCGAGCGTCGCCGCCGAAACGTTGCAGAACACGCCGACGTCCTTGTTGCGCACCATCAGGCGGCGCAACACCTGGATACAGCGCAGCATCACCATGTGATCGATCTTGCCGATCAGCCCGCCGGCTTCGGCGGTGGGGATGAAATCGTCGGCGGCCAGGATCTGATCCTTGTCGTCGCGCAGCCGCGTCACCGCCTCGTAGAAGCGCACCTTGCGCTGCGGCAGCGTCACCATCGGCTGCAGGTAGATATCGAGCCGGCTTTCCTCGACGGCGTTCTTCACCGCGGCAAGCAGTTGCGGCTGGTTGCGCAAGGGTGAGGCGGCGTCGGCGGCAGCCGGCACCGGCTTTGCAGCCGCAACCGGCGCGGGCCTGGCGACGGCTGGGGCGGCCACTGGCTCCACGGCGATCGACGGTTCGTTCTGCGGTTCGGAAGCCGGTCTGCCTGCCGGGGCGGGAGCCGCGGCCGCCGCGCCTGAGGCCAAGAGATCCTCATGGCTTGCCACCGAGACGGCCAGTTGCTTGACCAGTACGCCGAGTTCGTTGATCTCGCCGAGGACGGCCTGGATGCGGTCGGAGCTTGTCGAGTTCGCCGACACCACCCGGCCCTCGACGGCGGCGAGCCGGCGGCCGAATTCGGCGACCTGGCGAGCGAGATCGGCGGTGCCGCGGGAAAGATCGGCGATCTGGCCGCCGACGTCGGAGCGGTCGCGCAGCCGCATCGACACGGCGTTGTAGAGCACCAGGAAGGTCAGCGCGGTGAGCGCCACGATCGCGGATTCGGTGCCGTTGAAGCCGGCGACCGCATGCACGACGAGGCCGAGGGAGGCTGCAACCAGCACCATGCAGATGGCGATGAATATCGTCGAAATGCGAATCATGTCGCGCGCTACGCCCTCAGGTCCGAACTGTCTTCACCCGGGAAAACACGGAAGTTTCAGGCACGGTCCGGTTTGCGCTTCCCCAAGCGCAGCAACCTTAGCACCAATGTTGATTCGCAGAGCTAGTGTTCTTTGGGCACGGTCGGAACTGGACATGCCACGCCGGTCGGCAACGTGTCCCGGCTCAAGGCCGGGACACGGGCGCGCGGCTTACGCCGTCGCGCGGATCACCTTGGCGACTTTTTCGATGATCTCGCCGATCTGGTCTTCGGTCATGATCAAAGGCGGGGTCAGCACCAGCGAGTCGCCGGCAACCCGCAGCATCAGATCATGGTCGTGGAAGGCGCTGTTGAGCCCGGCGAAGCCGCGCTTGCCTGGCGCATCCGCAACCGGCGCGAGATCGATGCCGGCGGTCAGGCCGACGGTGCGGATATCCACGACACCAGGCTCCTTGCGCAGCGACATCACCGCCTCGGCGAATTTCGGCTCGAGCGCATGGGCGCGCTCGAACAGCTTCTCGTCGCGGTAGATGTCGAGCGTGGCGAGACCCGCCGCGCAGGCCAGCGGATGGGCCGAGTAGGTGTAGCCATGGGCCAGTTCGACCGCATGTTCCGGGCCGCTCATGAAGGCGTCATGGATGGTGTCGCGCACCAGCACGCCGCCCATCGGGGCGGCGCCGTTGGTGATGCCCTTGGCGAAGGTCAGCATGTCGGGCGTCACGCCATAGCGTTCGGCGGCAAAGGCAAAGCCAAGCCGGCCATAGCCGGTGATCACCTCGTCGAAGATCAGGAGGATGCCGTGCTTCTGGGTGATCTCGCGCAGCCGCTTGAGATAGCCCTGCGGCGCCGGCAGCACGCCGGTCGATCCCGCCATCGGCTCGACGATCACGGCAGCGACGGTGTTGGCGCCGTGCAGGTTGACGATGCGTTCTAGCTCGTCGGCGAAATGCGCGCCATATTCGGGCTCGCCTTTGCTGAAGGCCTGCTTCTCGCGGTCATAGGTCGCCGGCAGGTGGTCGACGCCCGTCAGGAGCGAGCCGAACATCTTGCGGTTGCCGACGATGCCGCCCACGGACGTGCCGCCGAAGCCGACGCCGTGATAGCCGCGCTCGCGGCCGATCAGGCGGATGCGGCTGCCCTGGCCGTTGATCTGGTGATAGGCGAGCGCGATCTTGAGCGCGGTGTCGGCCGCCTCCGAGCCGGAATTGCAGAAGAACACGTGGTCGAGCCCGGCGGGCGCCAGTTCCGCGATGCGGCTGGCGAGTTCGAAGGCCTGCGGGATGCCGAACTGGAACGGCGGCGCATAGTCCAGCGCCTCGGCCTGCTTGGCGATCGCCGCCGAAATCTGGGTGCGGCCGTGGCCGGCATTGGTGCACCACATGCCCGACGCGCCGTCGATGATCTTGCGGCCGTCGACGGTGAAGTAATGCATGTCCTTGGCGCCGGCGAGCAGCCGCGGGTTCCTCTTGAACGCCCGGTTCGCGGTGAACGGCATCCAGTGCGCGGCAAGATCGTTCGGAACGTTGACGGAGTTCGGGCGGGGGCTCTTGTCCAGCATGGGCGGCCTCTTTTCGGTTTGGGGCGATGGGCTACCGCTAAACTATCAGTTTCGTCGGGCAACGGGAACGCCAGCACGCCGTAATATTTCGGCGCAATCGTCAAAGCAAAAAAATAGAGCCCGAATCGGGCTCTAGAGATCTGCCGCAGAGATCCAGAATACTTCGCCCTCGGAATCCTCGGTATCGAGCCAGAGCAGCGGCAGTTGTGGATAGGCGGCCTCCAGTTGCGGGCGGCAGCGGCCGATCTCGCATAGCAATCCGCCCTGCGGCGTCAGGTGCGCTTCGGCTTCGTCCAGGATGCGGCGGACGATGTCGATCCCGT encodes:
- a CDS encoding sugar O-acetyltransferase, with the protein product MNKTEKQKMLAGELYRPGDPELQADAAANKTWLARYNAALAAPVAERHALLSAHFGHVGTGAVIRPPFLCDYGYNIRLGDEVFLNFNCVILDVVEVTIGDRTQIGPATQIYAADHPRDAETRRTGLEFGRPVRIGKDVWIGGGAIILPGVTIGDGAVIGAGSVVTRDVGPGVTVAGNPARPRQA
- a CDS encoding response regulator translates to MAVDLSMPVLVVDDYSTMIRIIRNLLKQLGFDNIDDASDGSAALNKMRGKKYGLVISDWNMEPMTGYDLLKEVRADPNLATTPFIMITAESKTENVIAAKKAGVNNYIVKPFNAATLKTKIEAVFPDMATA
- the lspA gene encoding signal peptidase II → MTPHLRAGVIAAIVTLAIDQASKLWLLYVFDIAHRGAVRVTPFFDLVLAWNLGISFGWFQSDNQFAQVALMAIKAIAVIVLGIWMARSSTLLATLALGLIIGGAIGNGIDRFLHGAVVDFALFHIEIGGKTFNWYVFNLADVAIVAGVAGLLYDSFLGVPAAKAP
- a CDS encoding TIGR01459 family HAD-type hydrolase, encoding MTSLRFVERLRDLVDGVEVILSDIWGVVHNGLESFPEACEALHTYRQRGGTVILITNAPRPADSVQRQLRKFGVADETYDAIVSSGDLTRNFVADHPGKKMFWIGPDRDSSIHRGLDAVMAPLEQADYIVCTGLFDDETESAEDYRAMMLQAREHKLPLVCANPDIVVERGDRLIYCAGAIAELYRELGGEVIFYGKPHRPIYERAMALAAERRGQPTSLDRVLAIGDSVRTDLTGALGFGIDCLFLTRGIHSEEFEGIDQLDPASVKELFGHPPRALMRELRW
- a CDS encoding EAL domain-containing protein, whose translation is MIRISTIFIAICMVLVAASLGLVVHAVAGFNGTESAIVALTALTFLVLYNAVSMRLRDRSDVGGQIADLSRGTADLARQVAEFGRRLAAVEGRVVSANSTSSDRIQAVLGEINELGVLVKQLAVSVASHEDLLASGAAAAAPAPAGRPASEPQNEPSIAVEPVAAPAVARPAPVAAAKPVPAAADAASPLRNQPQLLAAVKNAVEESRLDIYLQPMVTLPQRKVRFYEAVTRLRDDKDQILAADDFIPTAEAGGLIGKIDHMVMLRCIQVLRRLMVRNKDVGVFCNVSAATLGNPVNFAQCLDFLEANRALAPSFVLEFKQATFRRLGPTETENLAALSQRGYRFSIDHVTDLRIEPRDLADRGVRFIKVPAALLLDPKQSSTSDIHPSDLSDLLGRFGIDLIAEKIEGERAVVDLLDYDVRFGQGFLFAPPRPLRPEGASATGGATANKEPGPTNGSSNTIPVAGPAAESPMRATGNAALARRAAGPG
- a CDS encoding bifunctional riboflavin kinase/FAD synthetase, which gives rise to MTPDFTVIRDTTPAAEIPRGAVVAMGNFDGVHLGHRAVIDAALRMGRAHGKPAFAVTFEPHPRSFFSPNSPQFRLSDEANKLRLLAGTGLDGAVVMTFDKARAGTSAQDFIHHDLIGRLGISGIAVGYDFHFGKGRAGSPSLLVIEGPRLGIEVDVQAHVDIEERPVSSSAIRMALAEGQIDEATAMLGGPWFVSGEVIHGEKRGRDLGYPTANIRLDKNCSLKHGIYAVRIGRGAERFDAVASFGRRPTFDNGAPLLEVFLFDFKGDLYGTVLDVAFISFIRDELKFDTIEALIRQMDDDSARARAALAAAPDAFPRLGAIG
- a CDS encoding aspartate aminotransferase family protein; protein product: MLDKSPRPNSVNVPNDLAAHWMPFTANRAFKRNPRLLAGAKDMHYFTVDGRKIIDGASGMWCTNAGHGRTQISAAIAKQAEALDYAPPFQFGIPQAFELASRIAELAPAGLDHVFFCNSGSEAADTALKIALAYHQINGQGSRIRLIGRERGYHGVGFGGTSVGGIVGNRKMFGSLLTGVDHLPATYDREKQAFSKGEPEYGAHFADELERIVNLHGANTVAAVIVEPMAGSTGVLPAPQGYLKRLREITQKHGILLIFDEVITGYGRLGFAFAAERYGVTPDMLTFAKGITNGAAPMGGVLVRDTIHDAFMSGPEHAVELAHGYTYSAHPLACAAGLATLDIYRDEKLFERAHALEPKFAEAVMSLRKEPGVVDIRTVGLTAGIDLAPVADAPGKRGFAGLNSAFHDHDLMLRVAGDSLVLTPPLIMTEDQIGEIIEKVAKVIRATA